A region from the Aphis gossypii isolate Hap1 chromosome 1, ASM2018417v2, whole genome shotgun sequence genome encodes:
- the LOC114119507 gene encoding testicular haploid expressed gene protein-like, which produces MANRYDENELLRALGISSNDLLKNSKSPVRKHNKKSKQSKVNCNDLCRKVRLEMLSRPICRKLRPWPDPELEGPFEISPAALKAKLTGRLEYLAIPKKENEYWESYYSPIISQKYKKKIKKISGRLIKLSQPRPFIDDEEETIERKHFKSKIEWLAYMEKLKIFGAARRPPPSPLAPKRNKKPLKTIMKYLEPLSKPANRPENTNERTFEELNTIKISVLKHNATDRTKHLAVAKPLNEQTLMDLNYDPRDKLLNAKKYIATDRIKELATPKVRETPKTIEVKADAFSVNPNALKAWCSPRIKRLAKPIIRD; this is translated from the exons ATGGCGAACCGCTATGATGAAAACGAGTTACTCAGAGCCCTAGGAATATCTTCAAATGATCTG ctaaaaaattctaaaagtccggttagaaaacataataaaaagtcAAAACAGTCAAAAGTCAATTGCAATGATTTGTGTCGAAAAGTTCGTTTGGAAATGTTAAGTAGACCGATATGTAGAAAATTGAGACCATGGCCAGATCCAGAACTAGAG GGACCTTTTGAGATTTCTCCTGCCGCTCTTAAAGCTAAACTTACAGGTAGATTGGAATATTTAGCAATACCTAAAAAGGAAAACGAGTATTGGGAAAGCTATTACTCTCCAATtatatcacaaaaatataaaaaaaaaattaaaaaaattagtggtAGATTAATCAAACTGTCCCAACCAAGACCGTTCATAGATGAtga AGAAGAAACAATTGaacgaaaacattttaaaagcaaAATTGAATGGCTTGCTTATAtggaaaaacttaaaatatttggtgcAGCTAGACGACCACCGCCAAGTCCGCTAGCACCA aaaagaaacaaaaaaccattaaaaacaattatgaaatACTTAGAACCACTATCGAAACCCGCCAATCGTCCCGAGAACACTAATGAAAGGACATTTGAAGAATTAAACACG attaaaatttcaGTCCTAAAACATAATGCCACTGATAGAACTAAACATTTGGCTGTTGCTAAACCATTAAATGAACAGACTTTGAtggatttaaattatgatccACGAGATAAACTCTTAAAcgcaaaaaaatacattg CTACAGATAGGATCAAAGAATTGGCGACACCAAAAGTTAGAGAAACGCCAAAAACGATTGAAGTTAAAGCAGACGCATTTTCAGTCAA
- the LOC114119506 gene encoding lysozyme-like isoform X1 translates to MDALLQFLLLIVFVTLVFSQNDLQEEFPPGWTEKCIGCMCEASSGCNQTLECIEQNEVKYCGVFLLSDIYWQDAGMPVLQGDDPTRIGAFERCVRDPYCAARAVNQYIQRYAKDCNKDRVLSCDDYVRLHYFGEANCERPITSLPYYKVFRNCISS, encoded by the exons ATGGACGCGCTACTACAATTCCTGTTACTTATAGTGTTCGTCACGTTGGTTTTCTCTCAAAACGATTTACAAG AAGAATTTCCACCTGGATGGacagaaaaatgtattggatGTATGTGCGAAGCGTCTTCCGGATGCAATCAAACACTCGAATGCATTGAACAAAACGAAGTTAAATATTGCGGTGTATTCTTATTGAGTGACATTTATTGGCAAGACGCTGGTATGCCTGTGCTTCAAGGAGATGACCCTACACGAATTGGAG CATTTGAAAGGTGCGTCAGAGACCCGTATTGCGCAGCAAGAGCAGTAAATCAGTACATACAAAGATATGCAAAG gATTGCAATAAGGATCGCGTATTGTCATGTGATGATTATGTTCGATTACATTACTTCGGAGAAGCAAATTGTGAAAGACCGATCACATCACTtccatattataaagtttttagaaattgtatttcatcttaa
- the LOC114119506 gene encoding lysozyme-like isoform X2 translates to MDALLQFLLLIVFVTLVFSQNDLQEFPPGWTEKCIGCMCEASSGCNQTLECIEQNEVKYCGVFLLSDIYWQDAGMPVLQGDDPTRIGAFERCVRDPYCAARAVNQYIQRYAKDCNKDRVLSCDDYVRLHYFGEANCERPITSLPYYKVFRNCISS, encoded by the exons ATGGACGCGCTACTACAATTCCTGTTACTTATAGTGTTCGTCACGTTGGTTTTCTCTCAAAACGATTTACAAG AATTTCCACCTGGATGGacagaaaaatgtattggatGTATGTGCGAAGCGTCTTCCGGATGCAATCAAACACTCGAATGCATTGAACAAAACGAAGTTAAATATTGCGGTGTATTCTTATTGAGTGACATTTATTGGCAAGACGCTGGTATGCCTGTGCTTCAAGGAGATGACCCTACACGAATTGGAG CATTTGAAAGGTGCGTCAGAGACCCGTATTGCGCAGCAAGAGCAGTAAATCAGTACATACAAAGATATGCAAAG gATTGCAATAAGGATCGCGTATTGTCATGTGATGATTATGTTCGATTACATTACTTCGGAGAAGCAAATTGTGAAAGACCGATCACATCACTtccatattataaagtttttagaaattgtatttcatcttaa
- the LOC114119505 gene encoding invertebrate-type lysozyme 6-like yields MARHIIFVTAVLCLTALTVSASDDELPPNPPPGVPHIPMDDACLRCICEAVGQCRPNTKCNGEVCGMYGITKRYWKDSGRHVVSGSKPSDKDAYQKCAINAYCAKRSIFTYMSKYYEDCNEDGKVDCYDYASIHKLGAFACHGKLPDEFIERFVRCFDHS; encoded by the exons ATGGCTCGTCATATCATTTTTGTTACCGCAGTCTTGTGTCTAACAGCACTGACTGTTTCTGCATCTGATGATGaat tacCTCCAAATCCTCCCCCAGGCGTCCCGCACATACCGATGGATGATGCTTGTTTGCGATGCATTTGCGAAGCCGTTGGTCAGTGTAGACCAAACACAAAGTGTAACGGAGAAGTATGCGGTATGTACGGTATAACGAAGAGATATTGGAAAGATTCAGGCAGACATGTTGTATCAGGAAGTAAACCATCCGACAAAGACG CCTACCAGAAATGTGCCATAAACGCTTATTGTGCCAAAAGATCAATATTCACTTACATGAGCAAATACTATGAG gacTGTAACGAAGACGGAAAGGTTGATTGCTACGATTACGCATCCATTCACAAGCTCGGAGCTTTTGCGTGCCACGGAAAGCTGCCCGACGAATTCATAGAACGATTCGTGCGTTGCTTTGACcatagttaa